In Aptenodytes patagonicus chromosome 6, bAptPat1.pri.cur, whole genome shotgun sequence, one genomic interval encodes:
- the CXCR4 gene encoding C-X-C chemokine receptor type 4, which translates to MAQSMDNSLDSLDLSSGLIIEFSDNGTDEIGSGDYGDYGEPCFQHENADFNRIFLPTIYSIIFLTGIIGNGLVIIVMGYQKKQRSMTDKYRLHLSVADLLFVITLPFWSVDAAISWYFGNVLCKAVHVIYTVNLYSSVLILAFISLDRYLAIVHATNSQRPRKLLAEKVVYVGVWLPAVLLTVPDIIFASTSEVEGKYLCDRMYPHENWLISFRFQHILVGLVLPGLIILTCYCIIISKLSHSKGHQKRKALKTTVILILAFFACWLPYYIGISIDTFILLGVIRHRCSLETIVHKWISITEALAFFHCCLNPILYAFLGAKFKTSAQNALTSVSRGSSLKILSKSKRGGHSSVSTESESSSFHSS; encoded by the exons ATGGCTCAGAGCATGGACAACAGCCTCGACAGCCTGGAT ctgtcCTCCGGGTTAATCATTGAATTTTCTGATAATGGCACGGATGAGATTGGTTCAGGTGACTATGGAGACTACGGAGAGCCATGCTTTCAGCATGAGAATGCCGATTTCAACCGGATCTTCTTGCCAACGATCTATTCCATCATCTTCCTAACAGGAATAATCGGCAATGGATTGGTTATCATTGTTATGGGCTACcagaagaaacaaagaagcaTGACTGATAAATACAGGCTGCACCTCTCTGTGGCTGACCTCCTTTTCGTCATCACCTTGCCATTCTGGTCTGTGGATGCCGCCATAAGCTGGTACTTTGGGAATGTTCTGTGTAAGGCAGTTCATGTCATTTACACAGTCAACCTCTATAGCAGTGTCTTGATTTTGGCCTTTATAAGTTTAGATCGTTACCTGGCAATAGTCCACGCTACCAACAGCCAGCGACCACGAAAGCTGTTGGCTGAGAAGGTGGTGTATGTAGGCGTATGGCTACCAGCTGTGCTTCTGACAGTGCCCGATATAATTTTTGCCAGTACTAGTGAAGTAGAAGGGAAGTATCTATGTGATCGCATGTACCCTCATGAAAACTGGCtgatttctttcagatttcagcATATCTTGGTAGGACTTGTCTTGCCTGGTCTAATAATCCTGACTTGCTACTGTATTATAATATCTAAGCTGTCACATTCAAAAGGCCACCAGAAGCGCAAAGCCTTGAAGACAACGGTTATCCTCATCCTCGCCTTCTTTGCCTGCTGGCTGCCATATTATATCGGCATCAGCATCGACACATTCATCTTGCTAGGAGTCATCAGACATCGTTGCAGCTTGGAGACGATAGTGCATAAATGGATCTCCATTACCGAAGCTCTGGCATTCTTCCACTGTTGCCTGAATCCAATTCTGTATGCCTTCCTGGGTGCCAAATTCAAAACATCGGCACAAAATGCCTTGACGTCAGTTAGCAGAGGATCAAGCCTCAAGattctttcaaaaagcaaacGTGGGGGACATTCTTCTGTTTCTACAGAGTCCGAGTCTTCAAGTTTCCATTCCAGCTAA